The following proteins come from a genomic window of Bacteroidia bacterium:
- a CDS encoding gliding motility-associated C-terminal domain-containing protein encodes DSGLTCTSLHTYRIEAVADSTVALVSSSNTATERALDTRSPATPVLVSASVDQPNETVELLWQPSPAADVAAYQIWQKPIGISDPTVVATLPGSARDFVVRLPGITQRWCFLVTAQDSCGNNSPLSNPGCIIMPEVAAADGQNLLQWQDYEQWPATGHFEIYRSADSASWQFVTSTPNLSFTDSDLPEDLPAFCYQVIAHRSDSFARSHSIVVCTRQAPKLWIPNAFSPGQADGINDSFGPAGAWIKSYSMRIFNRWGELVYTTETSQPWNGANAPAGVYLYRITVNGFDGEVLREVGTVTVVE; translated from the coding sequence CCGACAGCGGCCTCACCTGCACCTCGCTGCACACCTACCGCATCGAGGCCGTGGCCGATTCAACAGTGGCGCTGGTTTCCAGTTCCAATACCGCCACCGAACGTGCGCTCGATACCCGCTCTCCCGCAACGCCCGTGCTGGTTTCGGCTTCTGTTGACCAGCCTAATGAAACCGTGGAACTTCTCTGGCAGCCCTCGCCCGCTGCGGACGTGGCGGCTTACCAAATCTGGCAGAAGCCAATTGGTATTTCCGATCCAACGGTCGTGGCCACACTCCCAGGTTCCGCGCGCGATTTTGTCGTCCGCCTGCCCGGAATCACGCAACGCTGGTGCTTTCTCGTCACCGCCCAAGACTCTTGCGGCAACAACAGTCCGCTCTCCAACCCCGGCTGCATCATCATGCCCGAAGTCGCTGCCGCAGACGGCCAGAACCTACTCCAGTGGCAGGATTACGAGCAATGGCCCGCCACCGGCCACTTCGAGATTTACCGCAGTGCCGACAGCGCCTCGTGGCAGTTCGTCACCTCAACTCCCAACCTCAGTTTTACCGACAGCGACCTGCCGGAAGACCTGCCCGCCTTCTGCTATCAGGTTATCGCCCACCGCTCCGACAGCTTCGCCCGCAGCCACTCCATCGTAGTCTGCACCCGCCAGGCCCCCAAACTCTGGATACCCAACGCCTTCTCGCCCGGCCAGGCAGACGGCATCAACGACAGCTTCGGCCCCGCTGGCGCCTGGATCAAGTCCTACTCCATGCGCATCTTCAACCGCTGGGGCGAACTCGTCTACACCACCGAAACCTCCCAACCCTGGAATGGCGCTAATGCTCCGGCTGGCGTCTACCTCTACCGCATCACTGTGAATGGATTTGACGGTGAGGTGCTGAGGGAGGTGGGGACTGTGACGGTGGTGGAGTAG
- the serS gene encoding serine--tRNA ligase, producing MLSLYQIRVKSEEIAAALEKRNFPGKVSIAKVVELDKKIRQLKQDHEDTLSRSKKIATDIGKLYSEGKGAEAEKLKNETGELKQRSKELFEVLQETEAELHQLLLSIPNAPHASVPAGAAAEDNEILREWGEKLQLSADAVPHWDLTSKYDLIDFEAGVKITGSGFPLYKGKGARLQRALVNFFLDRATEAGYLEVQPPILINAETGYGTGQLPDKEGQMYHVQNDQLYLIPTAEVPVTNIYRDVILKESDFPVKLTAYTPCFRREAGSYGKDVRGLNRLHQFDKVEIVRIEKPEDSYQVLEEMVEYVESLLQALELPYRVAKLCAGDLGFAAALTYDMEVWSAGQQKWLEVSSVSNFETFQSNRLKLRYKTSGGKTDLAHTLNGSALAFPRIVAALLENNQTANGIKLPKALAQYTGFDMIS from the coding sequence ATGTTATCTTTATACCAGATCAGGGTAAAATCCGAAGAAATAGCCGCAGCCCTTGAGAAACGAAATTTTCCAGGGAAGGTAAGCATTGCAAAAGTGGTGGAACTGGATAAGAAAATCCGGCAATTAAAGCAGGACCATGAAGATACCCTTAGCCGTTCAAAAAAAATTGCTACAGATATAGGAAAGCTATATAGCGAAGGAAAAGGAGCGGAAGCAGAGAAACTGAAGAATGAAACGGGTGAACTGAAACAGCGGTCAAAGGAGCTTTTCGAAGTACTGCAGGAAACGGAAGCGGAACTGCACCAACTATTGTTGAGCATTCCGAACGCTCCCCATGCCAGCGTTCCTGCAGGCGCTGCTGCTGAAGATAATGAGATCCTCCGTGAGTGGGGAGAAAAACTGCAGCTTTCGGCTGATGCTGTACCCCATTGGGATCTTACCAGCAAATATGACCTAATTGATTTCGAGGCAGGCGTAAAAATAACCGGATCAGGATTTCCGCTTTATAAGGGAAAAGGTGCCAGGCTACAGCGGGCACTGGTCAATTTTTTTCTTGACCGGGCTACGGAAGCCGGCTATCTCGAAGTGCAGCCACCTATCCTCATCAATGCAGAAACCGGATATGGCACCGGCCAGCTTCCTGACAAAGAGGGCCAAATGTATCATGTGCAGAATGACCAGCTCTATCTGATTCCTACCGCTGAAGTGCCTGTTACCAATATTTACCGCGATGTGATCCTGAAGGAAAGTGATTTTCCGGTGAAGCTAACGGCTTACACGCCTTGTTTCAGACGGGAAGCCGGAAGCTATGGAAAAGATGTGCGCGGCCTCAACCGGCTGCATCAATTTGACAAAGTGGAAATCGTAAGAATTGAAAAGCCTGAAGATTCCTACCAGGTGCTGGAGGAAATGGTGGAATATGTGGAAAGTTTGCTTCAGGCGCTGGAACTTCCATATCGAGTGGCCAAGCTTTGCGCGGGCGATCTTGGCTTTGCAGCCGCGCTTACTTATGATATGGAGGTTTGGTCTGCGGGGCAGCAAAAATGGCTGGAAGTAAGCTCAGTTTCAAATTTCGAAACCTTCCAGAGCAACCGGCTTAAGCTGCGCTATAAAACCAGCGGAGGCAAAACCGACCTGGCCCATACCCTGAATGGCAGCGCCCTTGCGTTTCCACGGATCGTGGCTGCATTGCTTGAAAACAACCAGACCGCTAACGGAATTAAATTACCCAAAGCCCTGGCTCAGTATACTGGCTTCGATATGATTTCATAA
- a CDS encoding gliding motility-associated C-terminal domain-containing protein, which produces MVILNMAFIQRLFSLKLLPIFALLVLLPGSVISQVHFVANKNQWPEPFAYRAKIPGGMFYLSQNRFIYCLTDFEKIHDIHHGSATDGKVSHHAVQVNFEGANAQPVITESDPTSFYYNYFLEKNPETWVSRLYGYQTLVVKDIYPKVDLELLGKNDGLKYNFIVHPGGNPASIKMAYSGADDLNLENGELVIQTSLGKLKESAPEAWQISNGKKKTVSVKWQLEGNQVGFSFAEGYDPNLLLYIDPEVIFSTYSGSNADNFGYTATFDQQGNAYSGGTAFGPQFPATTGAFETTFQGGVPEPVSTGFGEDRDVGILKYSPDGTQLLFATYLGGSHNEDPHSMVVNNKNELIVFGNTGSPDFPVTPSAYDTSFNGAHDIYVVKFSEDGTNLLAGTYVGGAGEDGLNHKYDSAGLNLIPLKQNYGDDFRGEVIADTDNSVFVATCTQSEDFPVSSNAFQPAFGGDNQDGCIFKLSDDLSSLLWSSFLGGEGDDAAFGITVSEDHSVYVCGGTESSSLFQVTSAYQDANRGGEADAFVCHIDADGTSILHGTFLGTSSYDQAYFIQQDISGNIYIAGQTDGPGAFPVHNTQYIDDNSGQFITKINGSLTDIIYSTLFGNGSGKALLSPSAFLVDKCERLYFSGWGGNTNSPPFGPGGDISGLRLTDDAFQKSTDGSDFYLAVWSREMESLLYATYWGSPNSDEHVDGGTSRFDKNAIVYQSVCAGCGGDDNFPTTPGVWSNTNNSSNCNNAIFKIDLEIPLPDFTWSLDSCVFEYTFEDISGSESDKYWIFPDGSTSEEDNPGYFFTEPGSYPVSLILNKGTACEDTVTLNVVVVEDSYEEIFVPNVFTPNAGDDLNSYFTVKGINYSCEDIDLSIFNRWGEKVYEIQNQEPRWDGTFNGTPLPEGAYYYLLKSTRIGSVHGTITLIR; this is translated from the coding sequence ATGGTAATCCTCAACATGGCTTTTATACAACGCCTATTCTCTCTTAAACTGCTGCCCATTTTTGCGCTTCTGGTTCTTTTACCAGGCAGCGTTATCAGTCAGGTTCACTTCGTAGCCAACAAGAATCAGTGGCCAGAACCTTTCGCTTACAGGGCTAAAATTCCTGGCGGAATGTTCTACCTCTCGCAGAACCGCTTCATTTATTGTTTGACAGATTTTGAAAAAATTCATGATATACACCACGGAAGCGCTACCGATGGAAAAGTAAGCCATCATGCTGTGCAAGTGAATTTTGAAGGCGCCAATGCTCAACCTGTAATTACCGAATCGGATCCTACCTCTTTTTACTATAATTACTTTTTAGAAAAAAATCCGGAAACATGGGTTTCGCGGCTTTATGGCTATCAAACCCTGGTTGTAAAAGATATTTATCCTAAAGTGGATTTGGAGCTTTTAGGAAAAAATGACGGTTTGAAATATAACTTTATCGTACATCCCGGAGGCAACCCGGCTTCAATAAAAATGGCTTATTCAGGAGCAGATGATCTTAATCTTGAAAACGGTGAACTGGTAATCCAGACTTCACTTGGAAAGCTTAAAGAATCAGCTCCTGAGGCATGGCAGATCAGCAATGGAAAGAAAAAGACAGTATCCGTAAAATGGCAGCTTGAAGGCAATCAGGTTGGTTTTTCATTCGCTGAAGGATATGATCCCAACCTCCTGCTGTATATAGATCCCGAAGTGATTTTTTCCACGTATTCAGGCTCCAATGCTGATAACTTCGGCTACACCGCCACCTTTGATCAGCAGGGCAATGCTTATTCAGGAGGAACAGCCTTCGGGCCGCAATTTCCTGCCACCACCGGTGCATTTGAAACCACATTCCAGGGTGGCGTTCCGGAACCTGTTTCCACCGGCTTTGGAGAGGACAGGGATGTCGGCATCCTGAAATATTCCCCGGATGGCACACAATTGCTGTTTGCCACCTATCTGGGTGGTTCACATAACGAAGACCCGCACAGCATGGTGGTGAATAACAAAAATGAACTGATCGTTTTCGGAAATACGGGATCGCCTGATTTTCCGGTTACACCCTCAGCTTACGATACCAGTTTCAATGGTGCGCATGATATTTATGTGGTTAAGTTTTCAGAAGATGGCACAAATCTCCTGGCCGGAACTTATGTTGGCGGAGCAGGTGAAGACGGTCTTAATCATAAATATGATTCAGCAGGATTGAACCTAATTCCACTGAAACAGAACTATGGTGATGACTTCAGAGGAGAAGTGATTGCAGATACTGACAATTCCGTTTTCGTGGCGACATGTACTCAGTCTGAAGATTTTCCGGTTAGCTCAAACGCCTTTCAACCGGCTTTTGGCGGTGATAATCAGGATGGCTGTATTTTCAAACTTAGTGATGATCTCTCTTCCCTGCTATGGAGTTCTTTTCTTGGCGGAGAAGGAGATGATGCAGCTTTCGGAATCACGGTTTCGGAAGATCATAGTGTTTACGTTTGTGGAGGAACGGAAAGTTCGTCTCTTTTCCAGGTTACTTCGGCCTATCAGGATGCGAATAGAGGGGGCGAGGCCGATGCCTTTGTTTGCCATATTGACGCAGATGGAACGTCCATTTTACACGGTACTTTTTTAGGAACATCGAGTTATGATCAGGCATATTTTATTCAGCAGGATATATCCGGTAATATCTATATTGCCGGACAGACAGATGGCCCCGGAGCATTTCCGGTTCATAATACCCAATATATTGACGACAACAGCGGCCAGTTCATCACCAAGATAAATGGCTCGCTGACGGACATTATCTACTCTACCTTGTTTGGCAATGGAAGCGGAAAAGCCCTTCTTTCGCCATCCGCATTTTTGGTGGATAAATGTGAACGGCTATATTTTTCAGGCTGGGGTGGTAACACCAATAGTCCACCCTTCGGGCCAGGGGGTGATATAAGTGGCCTTCGTCTCACGGATGATGCTTTTCAAAAGTCTACTGACGGTTCTGACTTTTACCTCGCTGTGTGGTCGCGGGAAATGGAAAGCCTGCTCTATGCTACTTACTGGGGCAGCCCAAACAGCGATGAACATGTGGATGGCGGCACAAGCAGGTTTGATAAGAATGCCATTGTTTACCAGTCCGTGTGTGCAGGATGCGGTGGTGATGACAATTTCCCCACAACGCCCGGGGTATGGTCAAATACCAATAACAGCAGCAATTGCAACAACGCGATCTTTAAGATTGACCTTGAAATACCGCTTCCGGATTTTACCTGGAGCTTAGACTCCTGCGTATTTGAATATACATTTGAGGATATTTCCGGATCAGAATCTGATAAATACTGGATATTCCCTGATGGCTCCACCAGCGAAGAGGATAATCCCGGGTATTTCTTCACTGAACCGGGTTCTTATCCTGTGAGCCTCATACTGAATAAGGGCACAGCTTGCGAGGATACCGTTACGCTGAATGTGGTAGTTGTGGAAGATTCATATGAAGAGATCTTCGTTCCCAATGTTTTTACGCCCAATGCCGGAGATGATCTTAACAGTTATTTTACCGTGAAGGGAATCAATTACAGTTGCGAGGATATAGACCTTTCCATTTTCAATCGCTGGGGGGAGAAAGTGTATGAAATACAGAACCAGGAACCCCGTTGGGACGGTACTTTTAACGGCACACCGCTACCCGAAGGAGCTTATTATTATCTTCTTAAAAGCACTCGCATTGGATCAGTGCACGGCACCATTACGCTGATCCGGTAG
- a CDS encoding superoxide dismutase, whose protein sequence is MSFELPKLPYDYNALEPHIDGETMKIHHTKHHQAYTDKLNAALEGTGNENKEIEDILTNISKYPAAVRNNGGGFYNHRLFWNIMAPNAGGEPQGELADAIKSAFGSFDDFKKKFSDAAATQFGSGWAWLVVDGGKLKVGSTPNQDNPLMDVVDLNGTPILGLDVWEHAYYLKYQNKRPDYINAWWNVVNWNEVNKKFKEAK, encoded by the coding sequence ATGTCTTTCGAACTTCCAAAATTACCTTATGATTACAATGCACTGGAACCGCATATTGATGGTGAAACCATGAAAATTCATCATACGAAGCATCACCAGGCTTACACTGATAAACTGAACGCAGCCCTGGAAGGCACCGGTAATGAGAATAAAGAAATTGAGGACATTCTCACCAATATCTCAAAGTATCCTGCCGCTGTGCGGAATAACGGTGGCGGATTTTACAACCACCGGCTGTTCTGGAATATTATGGCTCCCAATGCTGGCGGAGAACCTCAGGGAGAATTGGCTGATGCCATTAAAAGTGCATTTGGTTCTTTTGATGACTTTAAGAAGAAATTCAGTGATGCTGCGGCCACTCAGTTTGGTTCAGGCTGGGCATGGCTGGTAGTAGACGGTGGCAAGCTGAAAGTAGGCTCCACTCCGAATCAGGATAATCCCCTCATGGATGTAGTGGATTTGAATGGCACCCCCATTCTGGGACTGGACGTTTGGGAGCATGCCTATTATCTCAAATACCAGAACAAGCGCCCTGACTACATCAATGCCTGGTGGAACGTGGTAAACTGGAATGAAGTGAATAAAAAATTTAAAGAAGCAAAATAA
- a CDS encoding tRNA-binding protein, with product MTKEIEFNDFLKVDIRVGQIVEALPFPEARKPSFKLVIDLGPLGLKKSCAQLTRHYTAEKLIGKQVLCVVNFPPRQIGPAMSEVLTLGVPDEENEPVLLSPDLNVPTGGRLY from the coding sequence ATGACAAAGGAAATTGAATTTAATGATTTTCTGAAAGTGGATATCAGGGTAGGTCAAATTGTAGAAGCCCTTCCGTTTCCGGAAGCCAGGAAACCTTCATTTAAGCTGGTTATTGACCTGGGACCACTCGGCCTGAAAAAATCCTGCGCGCAGCTTACGCGCCATTATACCGCAGAAAAGCTCATCGGAAAGCAGGTGCTTTGCGTGGTGAATTTTCCTCCCCGGCAGATCGGACCGGCCATGAGCGAAGTTCTCACTCTGGGCGTTCCGGATGAAGAAAATGAACCTGTACTTTTATCTCCTGATTTGAATGTGCCAACCGGAGGGCGATTATATTGA
- a CDS encoding exopolyphosphatase, whose amino-acid sequence MAKYVAILDLGTNTFHLLVVRELPDLGFEVVERLQAAVKLGEGGMMNNLITEGGIKRGLQTIEKVKRVLNRYPGAAFIAIGTSMLREATNSDSFIARAEEVLDAEIRVISGDKEAEYIAHGVRQAVAFEKKPALIMDIGGGSVEFIIANDTDIFWKRSYETGAARLKEKFSLKAPVSKQQVELICKFLDDELGELFEKTKEYNIDTLAGAAGSFETLAQVDRIRYGLVDIPVTHAIDMEHFQAIYNKILSSTHKEIIEIPGMVAFRADMISAALITTDYVVRKAGIKTMIFSDYSMKEGVLYVELHKRLHH is encoded by the coding sequence ATGGCGAAGTATGTAGCAATTCTTGATCTTGGCACCAACACCTTTCATTTATTGGTAGTGAGAGAACTGCCCGATTTAGGATTTGAGGTGGTGGAACGTCTTCAGGCTGCAGTAAAGCTGGGTGAAGGTGGGATGATGAACAACCTCATCACGGAAGGCGGAATTAAACGGGGGCTCCAAACCATAGAAAAAGTGAAACGCGTCCTCAACCGATATCCAGGTGCTGCGTTCATTGCGATAGGTACTTCCATGCTCAGGGAGGCCACTAATTCCGACAGTTTTATAGCAAGGGCTGAGGAAGTTCTTGACGCAGAGATTCGCGTGATTTCGGGTGATAAAGAGGCAGAATATATTGCGCACGGGGTTCGGCAGGCTGTGGCATTTGAAAAGAAACCGGCACTCATCATGGATATTGGTGGCGGTAGCGTGGAATTCATCATTGCTAACGACACCGACATATTCTGGAAAAGAAGCTACGAAACAGGTGCCGCCCGTCTCAAAGAGAAATTTAGTTTGAAAGCGCCTGTTTCAAAACAGCAGGTGGAATTAATATGTAAATTCCTGGATGACGAACTTGGAGAATTATTTGAAAAAACGAAGGAATATAATATAGACACATTGGCCGGGGCTGCGGGTTCCTTCGAAACTTTAGCCCAGGTTGACAGAATTCGTTACGGACTGGTTGATATTCCGGTTACCCACGCTATTGACATGGAACATTTTCAAGCCATCTACAATAAGATTCTTTCCAGTACGCACAAAGAGATCATTGAAATTCCGGGAATGGTAGCCTTCCGGGCAGATATGATCTCTGCAGCACTTATCACTACGGATTACGTGGTGAGGAAGGCCGGAATTAAGACCATGATATTTTCTGATTATTCTATGAAAGAGGGAGTTTTATACGTTGAACTGCACAAACGCCTGCATCATTAA
- a CDS encoding LEA type 2 family protein, which produces MSGGSSKNRKWGIALLVLILLAVGVGIVAGWLKSVDLNAEIKPTVDSVYVEIREDSPEMATLRFYVSLNNFLPFDVQFDSIKYEIIMNDTLLAAGQQLDEIMLESNDRTSVPVPLRLSLAQYEEAKRPEGNAVRVRFHLFTKFPIIGTRELEFGTSRDFNMSNEPALAIHSADIDLLGEEEKVADIALQLNLLKDLPGDTEIDSLEMRLQSDELEFLVVEKQKEVKLGEKGQEVIVPAALHLTKFRALLKSKEDQDSMWVNLAGYAALKMQNKLLVRFNIDRRIRVLRPPEITLDSWKLTKFAFDTTEIMLTLQVVNENNFGLTIHRVSYRLDVKDELMAEETATQKQRVDGHDLAFLELPVNIKPARAGWTSLKVLLGSKPDYKFWATLSVTSDVEAVGDLTLRLRREGTIDIKKIKNK; this is translated from the coding sequence ATGTCCGGAGGTTCTTCTAAAAATCGCAAATGGGGTATTGCACTGCTTGTTTTGATTCTTTTGGCAGTTGGTGTGGGAATAGTGGCAGGGTGGCTCAAAAGTGTGGATTTAAATGCCGAAATAAAGCCTACAGTGGATTCGGTTTATGTTGAAATACGGGAAGATTCGCCTGAGATGGCGACCCTGCGCTTTTATGTATCATTAAATAATTTTCTGCCTTTCGATGTGCAGTTCGACAGCATTAAATACGAAATTATAATGAACGATACACTGCTTGCGGCTGGGCAACAATTGGATGAGATCATGCTGGAATCAAATGACAGAACTTCGGTTCCAGTTCCTTTACGTTTGAGCCTTGCACAATATGAGGAGGCAAAACGACCCGAAGGAAATGCTGTAAGGGTGCGATTTCACCTTTTCACAAAATTTCCAATCATTGGAACGCGCGAACTGGAATTTGGCACCTCCCGGGATTTTAATATGTCAAACGAACCTGCTCTTGCCATACATTCAGCGGATATTGACTTGCTGGGAGAAGAAGAGAAGGTAGCCGATATAGCATTGCAACTAAACCTGCTTAAGGACCTTCCAGGCGATACAGAGATTGACAGTCTTGAAATGAGGCTACAATCTGATGAACTGGAATTCCTTGTGGTAGAAAAACAAAAGGAGGTCAAACTTGGAGAAAAAGGCCAGGAAGTGATTGTTCCTGCTGCTTTGCACCTGACTAAATTCAGGGCGTTGCTAAAAAGTAAAGAAGACCAGGACAGCATGTGGGTGAACCTCGCTGGCTACGCTGCACTAAAGATGCAGAACAAATTATTAGTGCGCTTTAATATTGACAGGCGCATCCGGGTGCTGCGGCCTCCAGAGATAACGCTTGATAGCTGGAAGCTGACAAAATTCGCTTTCGATACAACTGAAATCATGCTCACGCTCCAGGTAGTGAATGAGAACAATTTTGGCCTGACCATTCACAGGGTTAGCTATCGCCTGGATGTGAAAGATGAATTGATGGCAGAGGAAACCGCAACGCAAAAACAACGGGTGGATGGTCACGACCTTGCATTTCTGGAATTACCGGTAAATATAAAACCGGCAAGGGCCGGATGGACCAGCCTGAAAGTGCTGCTGGGTTCAAAACCTGATTATAAATTCTGGGCAACACTCAGTGTTACCTCTGATGTAGAGGCTGTAGGCGATCTTACCTTAAGGCTCAGACGCGAAGGAACCATTGATATTAAAAAGATTAAGAACAAATAA
- the recQ gene encoding DNA helicase RecQ gives MIAEQKAEDILKDFFGFDSFKGNQKEIVDSVIAGRDTFVIMPTGGGKSLCYQLPAIMSEGTAIIISPLIALMKNQVDLIQAFGSKTGVAHFMNSSLTKKQTDKVKEDVLSGNTKMLYIAPESLTKEETVNFINQVKVPFVAVDEAHCISEWGHDFRPEYRRIRQIVDAIGGAPVIALTASATPKVQEDILKNLKMQNANVFYASFNRPNLYYTVRPKPTRQQAVKELTSILSKNKGKSAIVYCLSRKTVEELAETLKINGINALPYHAGMDASTRTRHQDRFLMEDVDVIVATIAFGMGIDKPDVRFVVHFDVPKSLESYYQETGRGGRDGIICECVLYYNNADLSKLEKFLKDKPVAEREVGTLLLNEMASFSESSACRRKALLHYFGEEFDADDCHKMCDNCRNPRERFDAKKEMKLVLQSVKMLEDQFQPDHIIDFLRGEKSDQIIKRRNDELELFGEGEGKDRNFWRSIVRHATLEGYLKKDIESYGKLSLTEEGEKYLKKPTTFMMSEDVNFEDAPVVDEPEGGIGYDETLFNLLKDVRKIVAKDKKVPPYIVFQDPSLEEMAIKYPISQKELSQIVGVSVGKAAKYGTKFLEVISNYVEENDIDRPDDFVVKSVPNKSANKVYIIQNIDKKMNLDDIARSKGMTMVELMEEIENIVYSGTKLNLDYYINDILDEEYQEEVFDYFRTSESSSLEKALQDLGTDVYTLEEIQLMHIKFISEMAN, from the coding sequence ATGATAGCAGAGCAAAAGGCAGAAGATATTTTAAAAGACTTCTTTGGATTTGATTCCTTCAAGGGCAACCAAAAAGAAATTGTTGACAGCGTTATTGCGGGCAGAGACACATTTGTGATAATGCCTACGGGAGGAGGTAAAAGCCTTTGTTACCAGCTTCCTGCGATAATGAGCGAAGGCACGGCCATCATCATTTCACCGCTTATCGCCCTGATGAAAAACCAGGTAGACCTGATTCAGGCATTTGGCAGCAAAACCGGAGTGGCGCATTTCATGAATTCGTCTCTCACGAAAAAACAGACAGATAAGGTAAAAGAGGATGTTTTATCAGGCAATACCAAAATGTTGTATATCGCTCCTGAATCACTCACAAAGGAAGAAACGGTAAATTTTATTAATCAGGTCAAGGTTCCATTTGTAGCGGTGGATGAAGCCCATTGTATTTCTGAGTGGGGCCATGACTTCAGGCCTGAATACAGAAGGATCAGGCAAATAGTGGATGCTATTGGTGGTGCTCCGGTCATTGCTCTCACGGCATCAGCCACTCCCAAAGTGCAGGAGGACATTCTGAAAAATTTGAAGATGCAGAATGCCAATGTATTTTATGCATCTTTTAATCGCCCCAATCTCTATTATACCGTCAGGCCCAAACCTACCCGGCAGCAAGCGGTAAAAGAACTGACTTCTATTCTTTCAAAAAATAAAGGGAAATCTGCGATCGTATACTGCCTGAGCCGGAAAACCGTGGAGGAATTGGCCGAGACCCTGAAGATCAATGGGATCAATGCGCTTCCCTATCATGCCGGTATGGATGCCAGTACGCGTACCCGCCATCAGGACCGGTTCCTCATGGAAGATGTGGACGTGATCGTGGCGACCATTGCCTTCGGAATGGGAATAGACAAACCGGACGTACGTTTCGTGGTCCACTTCGATGTACCCAAAAGCCTGGAAAGCTATTATCAGGAAACCGGGCGCGGAGGCCGCGATGGTATCATCTGCGAGTGCGTGCTGTATTACAATAATGCGGATCTGTCAAAGCTGGAAAAATTTCTTAAAGATAAACCGGTCGCAGAACGGGAAGTAGGGACGCTACTCCTGAATGAAATGGCATCCTTTTCTGAAAGCAGTGCTTGCCGCAGAAAGGCGCTCCTGCATTATTTCGGGGAGGAGTTTGATGCTGACGATTGCCACAAGATGTGCGACAATTGCCGTAATCCAAGAGAAAGGTTTGATGCCAAGAAAGAGATGAAGCTTGTGCTTCAATCCGTCAAAATGCTTGAAGATCAATTCCAGCCTGATCATATCATTGATTTCCTGAGAGGAGAGAAGTCTGATCAGATCATAAAGAGACGCAATGATGAACTGGAACTTTTTGGAGAGGGAGAAGGAAAGGACCGGAACTTCTGGAGATCCATCGTAAGGCACGCCACGCTGGAAGGCTATCTGAAAAAGGACATTGAAAGCTACGGCAAATTGTCTTTAACTGAAGAAGGTGAAAAATACCTTAAAAAACCCACAACCTTCATGATGAGTGAGGATGTGAATTTTGAAGATGCGCCCGTGGTTGACGAGCCGGAAGGTGGAATTGGCTATGATGAAACCCTCTTCAACCTGCTGAAGGACGTGAGGAAAATCGTGGCAAAAGACAAGAAAGTTCCGCCATATATCGTGTTCCAGGATCCTTCATTGGAGGAAATGGCGATCAAATATCCTATTTCTCAGAAGGAGCTTTCACAGATCGTAGGAGTGAGTGTCGGCAAAGCTGCTAAATACGGAACCAAATTCCTGGAAGTGATCAGCAACTATGTGGAAGAAAATGACATTGACCGGCCAGATGACTTTGTTGTAAAATCGGTTCCCAATAAATCCGCGAACAAAGTTTATATCATTCAGAATATTGATAAGAAGATGAACCTTGATGACATTGCACGCTCCAAGGGGATGACCATGGTGGAATTGATGGAAGAAATTGAGAACATCGTTTATTCCGGTACAAAGCTGAATTTGGATTACTATATTAATGATATCCTGGATGAAGAGTATCAGGAAGAGGTTTTCGATTATTTCCGTACTTCAGAAAGCAGCTCTCTTGAAAAGGCATTGCAGGATTTGGGAACAGATGTTTATACACTCGAAGAAATCCAGTTGATGCACATTAAATTTATCTCGGAAATGGCCAATTAA